A portion of the Microbacterium hominis genome contains these proteins:
- a CDS encoding NAD(P)/FAD-dependent oxidoreductase, with amino-acid sequence MSTRATLGSPVNGDVSWWWRDIGGLPTPRAALPGWIDVDVAIVGAGYTGLWTAYYLKTLQPDLRVAVLEQRFAGFGASGRNGGWLTNSVTGGRARYGRDGGARLQRALNGAVDEVIAVADREGIDADIVKGGEFEIARTPAQLARLRAHVAAEQAWPDLDLEVLDAAEAASRIAVDGVVGGTWHPHCARVHPVKLVRGLAEAVERLGVPIYEGTRVTRIVPGRAITEHGDVNAAHVIRATEGFTPDLAGEHRTWLPMNSSMIVTEPLPASFWYAVGWSGRETLGDHAHVYMYAQRTDDDRIAFGGRGVPYRYGSRVDTDGATQEQTIASLAHLLRDFFPAASDVPIAHAWAGVLGVPRDWAATVGLDAATGLGWAGGYVGTGVTATNLAGRTLADLVLRRDTDLARLPWVGHRAKKWEPEPLRWTAVTAIYTAYRMADRAESSRSSARTAWPAHVAGWVAGR; translated from the coding sequence GTGAGCACTCGCGCGACCCTCGGATCCCCTGTCAACGGCGACGTGTCGTGGTGGTGGCGCGACATCGGCGGCCTGCCGACGCCGCGCGCCGCACTGCCCGGGTGGATCGATGTCGATGTGGCCATCGTCGGGGCCGGCTACACCGGCCTGTGGACCGCCTACTACTTGAAGACGCTGCAGCCCGATCTGCGCGTCGCCGTGCTCGAGCAGCGCTTCGCGGGCTTCGGGGCGTCGGGCCGCAACGGCGGGTGGCTCACGAACTCCGTTACGGGCGGGCGCGCGCGGTACGGGCGCGACGGCGGGGCGCGGCTGCAGCGTGCGCTCAATGGCGCCGTCGACGAGGTGATCGCGGTCGCCGACCGTGAGGGGATCGACGCCGACATCGTCAAGGGCGGCGAGTTCGAGATCGCCCGCACTCCAGCGCAGCTCGCGCGCCTGCGCGCGCACGTCGCCGCGGAGCAGGCATGGCCCGATCTCGACCTCGAGGTGCTGGATGCCGCGGAGGCGGCATCCAGGATCGCGGTCGACGGCGTCGTCGGCGGCACGTGGCACCCCCACTGCGCCCGTGTGCACCCGGTCAAGCTCGTGCGCGGGCTCGCGGAGGCGGTGGAGCGGCTGGGCGTGCCGATCTACGAGGGAACCCGTGTCACGCGGATCGTGCCCGGACGGGCGATCACCGAGCACGGCGATGTCAACGCCGCCCACGTGATCCGTGCCACCGAGGGCTTCACCCCCGACCTCGCCGGCGAGCACCGCACGTGGCTGCCGATGAACTCGTCGATGATCGTCACCGAGCCCCTGCCCGCCTCCTTCTGGTATGCCGTGGGCTGGAGCGGTCGCGAGACCCTCGGCGACCACGCCCACGTGTACATGTACGCCCAGCGCACCGACGACGATCGCATCGCCTTCGGGGGGCGGGGCGTTCCGTACCGCTACGGATCCCGCGTCGACACCGACGGCGCAACGCAGGAGCAGACGATCGCCTCGCTGGCGCATCTGCTGCGGGACTTCTTTCCGGCGGCTTCCGACGTGCCGATCGCGCACGCGTGGGCGGGCGTGCTGGGTGTGCCGCGCGACTGGGCGGCGACGGTGGGGCTGGATGCCGCGACCGGCCTCGGCTGGGCCGGAGGGTACGTCGGCACCGGCGTGACCGCCACGAACCTCGCCGGGCGCACCCTGGCCGACCTCGTGCTGCGGCGCGACACCGACCTCGCCCGCCTGCCATGGGTCGGCCACCGGGCGAAGAAGTGGGAGCCGGAGCCGCTGCGGTGGACCGCCGTCACTGCGATCTACACCGCGTACCGCATGGCCGACCGCGCGGAATCGTCGCGTTCGTCGGCGCGCACGGCGTGGCCGGCGCACGTCGCCGGGTGGGTCGCCGGGCGCTGA
- a CDS encoding helix-turn-helix transcriptional regulator, producing MTTTFTRDAGPEDLDDEEVDALTIGRRIRQLRTDRGMTLDELAGAVDRAPSQLSMIENGRREPKLTLLQAIARALGTTLDALLESEPLDERSTLEIQLERAMRGQTFQALGIPPFRIGKTVPTDALKAMLALQGEIERLRDERAATPEEARRANVALRRLMRTQNNYFPELEAQARGILDAVDHPGGPLTQRTASDIAAHLGFTLHYVPDLPQTTRSVADIRNGRLYLSSRQAAKGDPRTALLQALSSRILGHREPTSYAEFLRQRVETNYLTGALLIPEAHVVPALQDAKDDRAISIEDLRDAYSVSYETAAHRFTNLATVHLGIPVHFLKVHESGTITKAYENDDVNFPTDRLGAIEGQMCCRKWTSRVVFDVDDHFNPYYQYTDTGNGTYWCTARVELSSEGAHSVSVGVRFDDTKWFLGRDTPHRGVSKHSVEVCCRRAPADLEGAWREHSWPNVRTPRTLLATLPTGAFPGVDTTDVYEFLEAHAPR from the coding sequence ATGACGACGACCTTCACCCGCGACGCCGGCCCGGAAGATCTCGACGATGAAGAGGTGGATGCCCTCACCATCGGCCGTCGGATCCGTCAGCTGCGCACCGACCGCGGCATGACGCTCGACGAGCTCGCCGGCGCGGTCGACCGTGCCCCCAGCCAGCTGTCGATGATCGAGAACGGACGCCGCGAGCCGAAGCTCACGCTCCTGCAGGCGATCGCGCGCGCCCTGGGTACGACGCTCGATGCGCTGCTGGAGTCCGAGCCGCTCGACGAGCGCTCGACGCTGGAGATCCAGCTCGAGCGGGCGATGCGCGGGCAGACCTTCCAGGCTCTCGGCATCCCGCCGTTCCGCATCGGCAAGACGGTGCCCACCGACGCCCTCAAGGCGATGCTCGCGCTCCAGGGAGAGATCGAGCGGCTCCGCGACGAGCGTGCCGCCACCCCGGAGGAGGCGCGCCGCGCGAACGTGGCGCTGCGCCGGCTCATGCGCACCCAGAACAATTACTTCCCCGAGCTCGAGGCCCAGGCCCGCGGCATCCTCGACGCCGTCGATCACCCCGGCGGCCCGCTCACTCAGCGCACCGCGTCGGACATCGCGGCGCACCTCGGCTTCACGCTGCACTACGTGCCCGATCTGCCGCAGACGACGCGGTCGGTCGCCGACATCCGCAACGGCCGGCTCTACCTGTCGAGCCGCCAGGCGGCCAAGGGCGATCCGCGCACGGCGCTGCTGCAGGCGCTGTCCAGCCGCATCCTCGGCCACCGCGAGCCCACGTCCTACGCCGAGTTCCTGCGCCAGCGCGTCGAGACGAACTATCTCACCGGCGCTCTGCTGATCCCCGAGGCGCACGTCGTGCCGGCCCTGCAGGACGCCAAGGACGACCGCGCGATCTCCATCGAGGACCTGCGCGACGCGTACTCGGTGTCGTACGAGACCGCCGCACACCGCTTCACGAACCTCGCCACGGTGCACCTGGGCATCCCCGTGCACTTCCTCAAGGTGCACGAGTCGGGCACCATCACGAAGGCGTACGAGAACGACGACGTGAACTTCCCGACCGACCGGCTCGGGGCCATCGAAGGGCAGATGTGCTGCCGCAAGTGGACCTCGCGCGTCGTCTTCGACGTCGACGACCACTTCAACCCGTACTACCAGTACACCGACACCGGCAACGGCACGTACTGGTGCACGGCGCGCGTCGAGCTGTCGAGCGAAGGCGCGCACTCGGTCTCGGTCGGGGTGCGCTTCGACGACACGAAGTGGTTCCTCGGGCGCGACACGCCCCACCGCGGCGTATCGAAGCACTCCGTCGAGGTGTGCTGCCGTCGCGCACCCGCCGACCTCGAGGGCGCGTGGCGGGAGCACTCGTGGCCGAACGTGCGCACGCCCCGTACGCTGCTGGCGACGCTGCCGACCGGAGCCTTCCCCGGCGTCGACACCACCGACGTGTACGAGTTCCTGGAGGCCCACGCCCCGCGCTGA
- the aceB gene encoding malate synthase A: protein MRTRTGPIPTQTHTPSIEIAGPVRDRYDEILTAEAVAFLTELHERFAARRHDRLADRMRRRFEIGNGHDPGFRDDTAHIREDDEWRVAGAGPGLEDRRVEITGPTDPKMTINALNSGAKVWLADQEDATSPTWKNVIEGQLSLRDAIRGELGFTSPEGKRYEVTATETPTIVMRPRGWHLVEKHIRFTDRTGRTMDASGSLVDFGLYFFHNAQQLIANGRGPYFYIAKLESSEEAKLWDDVFTFSERYIGIPHGTIRATVLIETLPAAFEMEEILFELRDHIAGLNAGRWDYIFSIIKNYRGRGARFVLPDRSEVTMTVPFMRAYTELLVKTCHKRGAFAIGGMSAFIPNRRDPEVTERAFEKVAADKKREAGDGFDGTWVAHPDLIPVARAEFDAVLGDRPNQLDRQRPEVQVAAADLIEVHIGRPVTAQGVRDNVSVAIRYIEAWLRGLGAVAIDNLMEDAATAEISRSQVWQWIHQDRQTAEGDHITREYIEGLIAEVLGEVERREGDRFDDAAEIFREVALGQEFPAFLTLPAYAKFLVETD from the coding sequence ATGCGCACCCGCACCGGACCCATCCCCACGCAGACCCACACGCCCTCGATCGAGATCGCCGGGCCCGTCCGCGACCGTTACGACGAGATCCTCACCGCCGAGGCGGTCGCCTTCCTCACGGAGCTGCACGAGCGCTTCGCCGCCCGCCGCCACGACCGCCTCGCCGACCGCATGCGCCGCCGCTTCGAGATCGGCAACGGCCACGACCCGGGCTTCCGCGACGACACCGCGCACATCCGCGAGGACGACGAGTGGCGCGTCGCCGGCGCCGGTCCGGGCCTGGAGGACCGCCGCGTGGAGATCACCGGCCCCACCGACCCGAAGATGACCATCAACGCACTCAACTCGGGCGCGAAGGTGTGGCTGGCCGACCAGGAGGACGCCACCAGCCCCACCTGGAAGAACGTCATCGAGGGCCAGCTGTCGCTGCGGGATGCCATCCGCGGCGAGCTCGGCTTCACGAGCCCCGAGGGGAAGCGCTACGAGGTCACCGCCACCGAGACCCCCACGATCGTGATGCGCCCGCGCGGCTGGCACCTGGTCGAGAAGCACATCCGCTTCACCGACCGCACCGGCCGCACGATGGATGCCTCGGGCTCGCTCGTCGACTTCGGGCTGTACTTCTTCCACAACGCGCAGCAGCTCATCGCCAACGGCCGCGGACCCTACTTCTACATCGCCAAGCTCGAGTCGAGCGAGGAGGCGAAGCTGTGGGACGACGTCTTCACCTTCAGCGAGCGCTACATCGGCATCCCGCACGGCACGATCCGCGCGACGGTGCTCATCGAGACGCTGCCGGCCGCGTTCGAGATGGAGGAGATCCTCTTCGAGCTGCGTGATCACATCGCGGGTCTGAATGCGGGCCGCTGGGACTACATCTTCTCGATCATCAAGAACTACCGCGGCCGCGGTGCGCGCTTCGTGCTCCCCGACCGCAGCGAGGTCACGATGACGGTGCCGTTCATGCGCGCCTACACCGAGCTGCTGGTGAAGACCTGCCACAAGCGCGGCGCCTTCGCGATCGGCGGCATGAGCGCCTTCATCCCGAATCGCCGCGACCCCGAGGTCACCGAGCGCGCGTTCGAGAAGGTGGCCGCTGACAAGAAGCGCGAGGCCGGCGACGGCTTCGACGGCACCTGGGTGGCCCACCCCGACCTCATCCCCGTGGCCCGGGCCGAGTTCGACGCGGTGCTGGGCGACCGGCCGAACCAGCTCGATCGGCAGCGTCCCGAGGTGCAGGTGGCCGCTGCGGACCTGATCGAGGTGCACATCGGGCGCCCGGTCACCGCGCAGGGCGTGCGCGACAACGTGTCGGTGGCCATCCGCTACATCGAGGCCTGGCTGCGGGGCCTGGGCGCCGTCGCCATCGACAACCTGATGGAGGATGCCGCGACCGCCGAGATCTCGCGCTCGCAGGTGTGGCAGTGGATCCACCAGGACCGCCAGACCGCCGAGGGCGACCACATCACGCGCGAGTACATCGAAGGGCTCATCGCCGAGGTGCTCGGGGAGGTCGAGCGCCGCGAGGGCGACCGCTTCGACGACGCCGCCGAGATCTTCCGCGAGGTCGCTCTCGGGCAGGAGTTCCCGGCGTTCCTGACGCTGCCCGCCTACGCGAAGTTCCTCGTCGAGACCGACTGA